The Biomphalaria glabrata chromosome 13, xgBioGlab47.1, whole genome shotgun sequence sequence gaaaaaaaaacttaagacttacttacttacttacttaccgACATCTGCCGGTCCCTAGCGCAGGTAAGAAAGGgtggcgtggggctagcgaccccaccctgtaaaaccctAATTGCTACAGAAGCGATACAcgttaaaaacacacacacaaaaagtattttaataatatttaattaaattaagatagatatttgatataaatgtaaatatatatataaatattaggaCTCAGATACATATAAGAGTGTAAGAAGGACATTTCTTTATTACTattgtttgttatatttttttaattttttaaaattatttaatattttttttttatatttttttttttttaggaaacgtCAGTATCGTGGTTTTTAACTAAGTATTTAGATCATAGGAGTCTTTGGGCTcaatgcctcttttctttgccttttttctttgtctcttttgtgggctttcgtTTTTGCTttcagcactgtagactttcagtttagtagttatgctgagtcctctccgaGTTTTTAATATCTGAAATTGTCTAGTAGAGTTGTGCGtcgctcttggaactctaaggccagcaaaagcgaacaaAAGCTCCCTTCCACCGGCGAGTTCCTCCTTCCCGCCACCCTGTCCGACGGGGGGTGAGACtctggggttttaaacttagaGTTTCATTTTACGTTCACTTCTAGTGGACACGGACACTCCGGACTTCCGGACTAGTGACGCatccccgcacagtgcaatgaggatacTCTCGTACCCTCTTAGGCACTCCCGCAGGGAACCTTGTTTCGCCACCTATTTGGCCTAGTCGTCCCTTCTCATAACCGTTTCCACCCCGGCTGCCACGATGAGGCTGGGCAGCAAGCccgggagtttttttttatatcggcCATGgccatattttattagtaagcatacaaattaaatagttacattttaaagtacaacGATTGCGAACATGGCAATTCAAAcagttacatttaggttgtcataatattttaacgttttaaattgctttgtatatggcattattttttttccaatagcatataatgaatatttttaaaatttaaggttcttaaaatatatggggtgagaatgtcaacaataggtaattaaatagaaacaatcaaagagtgaaagtagaaacttaaatgatattaaaacattttaaacatcgtagtcacatttttttccactttgtctacattgcttatggttgtttcccttgtgctttgctacattaccccagttctttatattaacttctatcaaacgtgcatacacatctatgtgtgtacacacttatgcgaacataggcatttaaacatttatagcgtttcttttgttgtctcccttcatATGACAATTTTGATTTCTTCCCTTGAGATTTGAaaaaactacttcctcatcatcaaggtggaaatcctgtctgcttttttttttttttggtcacagggGCCAAATAGAGTCGtactgaaagttattttatatgtatctatatatatatatgtgtgtatataaaaaaaaatttccttgaAGTCTTCTTTATTAAGGTGTCTGTCTATATTGTTGGGTTATTGAGCTATAAATAGTGTAAGAGGAGAGCAATCGATTGCAATCAGCTTATTCTTGGTTtagaactttttgtttattaatcgTATACAGTCATCTACACCACCAGCGGTCTCTGTGGGTGTATCCGGGTCTTAGGTATTTGTAAACAGACCCAGTCGTTGATAGTGTAATAATAACATCTTCCTGTTGTTAACTTTTTGCTGAAAAGATGTATTAGTTTAGTGCCGATAACATGTCGTTTATTTTACTATGAGATTGTGTTGACAGTACACAAGTTATTTTTCCTTGCATGCTTATAGcaacaaataaaacataatcGCTTGCCGGGAAAAGATAAAATGACTAAAGAACACTAAGGAAACTTCTATActcttgctttgtttttttttgtcagttatATGAACctcttcaaaacattaaaagttccccaatgtcatctgtttctgtggccctacggttaacgagggtgccatgtggccagcacaacgaccaaccgcctttacttttcccacaactaatgtcacgtACCCTTTCTAGCTGGCTGGACTTaaaggcacccaaagatcctgaaattaaaaatcccagtctttaccaggattcgaaccccgaaCACCGGTTCGGAAAccgagtggtaaaacgcttggccaccgtgctcccccctcccccccccccccccgctttcaaaacattaattcaattaattcgGCGATTCCCAAACACATCATCACTTTGACATAAAATTCTTGCGAATCCACTGTTTACAATCTGTCACGCTCCAGAAAAcgacgtcaaaaaaaaaaacacacaaaaaacccCACACAAAAACCCAcacaaaaaaacccacaaaaaaaacccacaaccccccccccccccgaaaaaaaaaacccacaaaaaaaacGTCTTGTCCTCTTTCTAGGACTAGTTCATTATCTATAATTAACGCGTTCTTAGTATGTGACCCTCTTTGACATGATCGTTTCTGGAACAGGGGtcagcgcgcgtgtgtgtgtgtatatatatgtctatatataCTGTCTAATTGATGTTTACTTCTGACGGTTTCTTCACCATGATGTAATGAGAATTTATGCCTTATTTCACCAGAGtgatcaaacggttttgatctCTATGCGGGACATTCATACTCTTTACattatactttatatattagattcaATGCAAATTAATCGCTATTACAAAGGATTCTTAGATGTATAtaggacagcggttctcaatcttttaagcccggcgaccccttttacaatcccccactctgccgcgaccccccctacccacacacacatacagcaatagaagaatagacaaaaacaatccatattttcgatggttttagccgacccctggcaaatcgtcattcaaCCCCCaatggggtcgcgacccacaggttgagaacccctgatatagGAGGAGtggtctttttatttttttttttatgttgctggatttattttacttttttttttcaggtccTATTTTTAAGTTGTCAAGTAAGCAAAGAAAATGAACACCGTTGTACTCGTCTGCATCATTGCTCTTAACAGTGTCCTGGCGTTTCGCGGGCGTGTACACTGCCCTCTAGGACAGTTCCAGGATGTCTCCGGAGCATGTGTGCCATGCCCAAACGGATCCTATCTGAGTGTGAGCGCCAATAACGAGAGTCACTGTCAACCGTGCACGAACGAGCAGCCGGCTCACGCGGTGGTGGAACACCTGTGCAACTCTACTCACGATGCCTCGTTTAAGTGCGAGGACGGTTGGTTTAACACTAACGGTCAGCCAGTAATATGTCAGGTATGCACGAAATGCCAGGACGTTGGTCAGTATGAAGCCAAGGCCTGCTTCCATAGGCACGACGCTGTGTGCTGTCCTTACAAAGACATGACTTTAAGAGCGTTCAAGGGAAACCGACCGTGTCAGACAAGATCCAGTAACAAAGGCTACTGCTGCTTAAGTAAAACGCCTCACCAGATTACTTCAAACATGTCGTTATTACTGATTATTTTGCAGCCGACTTCCTTTGAAAGTAAGACTTTAATTCTTATTTAGAAGttttactattttaataaatcaatattttaCTGAATAATCAATTAATATATAACTCAAAGTGCATAAACAAGGAAACTTAGACAAAAGAGATAATAATAGTAAACAGGGTCTGTTATGAATCATTTTCACAAAGCtgatatcttcttcttcttcttaaactgtcaggtagagttgagacttcggctcttggaactctaggccagcaaaagtgaacatgagctccctctcaccggcctgaatgaaaacagtgtacactgttctatCTGGACGGCGAAAAAgtaaatcttaatcgaccaccgtcggacaattgttatgcttgccctggttgtggcaaaatatgcaggtcacagctggggctgcgttgccacgggaaatactgcattcctcattaatcttcggactcggaGAGAAGCCTTGTTAGGTCAACTATCGACTCcctttgtctgtctggccaaaatgtttgtacaaaaatgttatttccCTGACACCTATCTCggataattatttcttttacctgataaacaagagtcaatttaaaaaaaatgttaatcaatgagctaattagctaattggtaataaattactttgtttggtatgtcaagcaagggaaagaaatagtatccGACTGAAATGGTAGtacaagctgaattagtcccctttatagattgtttTCAGAGGCTTGTTTCCAATTTAATTAcgtgactaatccaaactaattgttacacctaatataagctttgtttgtttgtttgtttgtttgttgatacttttcactactttctcttCTTAACCGAACATCTAAATAGTTTGTGAATGATATACTTGaagacagggccggccctaacaattgcgtgGTCCTATGCGAAACGTATTGTAAGTGGCCCAGTCTGGGCAGGAATAAGCATagtgtcaaaattaagatttagtattttaaaatatattcgtctctgcaataattttttatttaatgaaagctggcagtgtagtttttttgtttaatttcaggagatttccaggacttttttgcttgccctggatgtggcaaaatatgaaggtcacagctggggctgcgtagccacgggaaatactgcatgtGTCATTAaacttcggactcgaagacaagccttattattattatgttttaatttaataatctgcacctagaattagcgcggggcctgtGCAAGTGCGGGGCccaggttgcagtggcttaagtcCGTCCCTGCTTGAAGAACGGCTATCGTTATTTCGTTTCGCTAAAAAGAATTCAATTAAAATTTTAGTTctgactttttctttcttttccctagATGCCAGTCTAATGTGTGCCAGGAACATGTATTTGGACACCCATACAAACAGTTGCAGGCCTTGTGATCCATGTTCCTACGTTGACCTCGACATGCACACTCAACAATCATGTGACCTCTGCTCCGAGGGAAAGAATACGTCACGCCTGGTCTACTGCCCAACACGATGTAGGCAAAGCGAAGGCTTGAGCCTTGCCCAGCGATTTGGGCTATCTTTTGTGATTCTATTGGCCGTCCCTTTCGTTTTGGTGATAGCAATATTGGCACTTCTAAAGAATTGCCTTACCCTAAGCCTACCTGGAGCTACAAAGGCTGATCAAGAAACGGAAACAAAAGAATGTCTCAATAAAAGTCATTAACCATAACAGCCTTATGTAGACTTTTTATAGCAAtaaattttaaagaattaaGATCAGCAGGTCTTGACAGTTCTTGGTAGATATTTGATATATCCTAATAGACCTCAGTAGAGTTCTGTAAACACATTAGAATCTTCGTAGCTCCTGTTTGGTGTTCAGACAGCtgttacatttttacaaagcttatatcaactctgtctgtctgtctgtctgtctggtacaagttTCGAACACGTGATTTCTGCCACTtgccattctcagatcaaattgaaactttgcacaattcaTTTTtgctaacaaaacataaatcaattgaAAAATTAACCTGTCAACtaattaaagtaaaaacaaaagtaaagttgccctttcagaccttgcgacctataAGGTAGAATCcgtagatgatgttaatgtcatctgtttctgtgacccagggttaacgaggatgtcatgtgaccagcacaacaaacaaccacctttacttttccccaactggcTAGAGCGAGGTGGACTAGGCGCtataaagatcctgaaattaaaaatctcagtcttgaccaggattcgaacccgggaccccgttttcgaaagccaagcactttccactcagccaccgcgcatcctattttgttaattaaatagtgaaaatgattatttttttcaatattgaaatggggaaaataaatcttacagtactgAGATATACagctgtaaatgtggagctATTCCGCTTAAATAATCAAcccttttttagaaaaaaaaaactaaaaattttccACAAACATGTCATAAACGCATAAAAAAAATCGTCAAGAAAAACAGAAGCCATCCTCTGCAGATTCATTACGTCTGTGGGCCATTTTTGGGGTTCGCGAATAGCACCCTGTTTCGGTGCCTGACATGGTCCGAGGACAGTACAAGTAGTTTGACTTATCACATGTCACTAACGTAAGTCTATAGAACTTGTCATCAGGTTTTGTTGGTATTCCCGATTGAGATCGATAAAGTTTCGCGGGATGCAGCTCTGTTCAGTGCATTATTTGACTTTTTGAAAGCCTGCCTGCTCTTTTCTAAGCCCTTTGGCTGTAGGTCTGTAGTCGTGGAGATAGAAGACAGTGATAAACAGTTTAACTGGGTGATGTCGTCCTTATGTATCGGTATGCTAGGTTGCCTTTTTAGGGAtccttatctatctatctatctatctatctatctatctatctatctatctatctatctatctattctattctattctattctatctatctatctatctatctatctatctatctatctatctatctattctatctgtctgtctgtctgtctgtctgtctgtctgtctgtctatctatctatctatctatctattctattctattctatctatctatctatctatctatctatctatctatctatctgtctgtctgtctgtctgtctgtctgtctgtctgtctgtctgtctatctatctatctatctatctatctatctattctattctattctattctattctatctatctatctatctattctatctatctatctatctatctatctatctatctatctgtctatctatctatctgtctatctatctatctatctatctatctattctattctattctattctattctattctatctatctatctattctattctattctatctatctatctatctatctatctatctatctatctatctatctatctatctatctgtctatctatctgtctatctgtctatctatctatctatctatctattctattatatctatctattctatctagctatctatccaATCTATGTTATCttatttatctatcttatcGTATCTTATTAGTTTagcttattttatcttataatattatctatctatctatcatccaTCCAATCTATTTAatcttatctctctctttctctctctctatttctctctttttctctctatctatctatctatttattttcctatgggtaaaaaaaatcaatgttactAGAAGAAGTCTTTTCATGATAAGTTTTGGAGTGTCTGAATTTCAGAATGTGAGAGCTTGCCTGATCCTGAAGTCGTTATCAGATCATAACATCAGGGCCAGCGTTAGGCATATGCAAGCTAGGCAGCCGCCTATGGCTTCTTATTAGAAGGGGACTCGCATATGATTCACAGAAAAAACaatgtgagaaaaaaattgCTATACATGGCTCTATCTCTACTAGGAATACTAGCATAGCTCTAAATATCTACTATGACTCAGAGTTTATTTGCGAATGTTTACATCAACTTGTCAGACTACAAATGTTAGAAAACCTTTGTTTcttccttatcttatcttattttgtcttatgtattagagacgttacttcaaaaaaaaaaaaaaaaaaaagaagataattacgtccaaagggattgtaaaaaggggtcgccgagcttaaaaggtgagaaccgctggcctagggcctccaattacctaaggccggccctgatacaATCTACCACGCAGTCGTCGGTTGTCAAAGCTCTTCCTCTCGTTAATAAGTCTAGATCTTAAAATCGAAATAGAAAGAGAAGTGCGGGACTGTGATAGTCTAAGTCTCCACGAGAACGTTCGCGAAGGCCACGCCTTAGTCTTTTCTCATTGGTTTTCATCGTGGGAACTAGGGCAGTAGGAACCAATCAGGACGTTTCAAGTCTCCGCTTACTTGTAATGCTTTACTTTTTGCCCAACGTGGGCAGCGGCACATTCGACACGGAGGTCATGGGCagagtcagtggcgtagcaaccttggcgcaaagggggggggggggattcaatCCGCCCTGGCCCAAGACTAATATGAACTTAAACagtatgaatttaaaaaatgtgaattcTTACATGTGTACATTGAATATTTATtgctaataaaatattaaattatatttctatgaaaaaataattaaagaaggTAAGCTTGCTGTTTTGCTACTGTTGAATGAAATCAGGGCCGGCCATAAGCAACTGCAACATATGCGACcacagtgggctccgcactttcatTGGTCTGACGctaatcctaggtgtaaattattaaattaaccccatttataacttataaaagaTTTTCCGAGGcctaaaattacaaaatatacgaaaaagtcctggaaatctcggaaattattaaaatctttgataactcataaaaatctcctgaaatatatatagacaaaaaattgtcattttggggtgtcattaaaTATGGAAACGCCTATCCTATGcgtgattaaaataaaaaccggCATTATACAAAACCCGTAATTGtgaaatctggtgaaagaagattctcgcacctcaaactaatgaagaattacttgaggtcaacaattatcaaagatagattgaaacatttggtaattcttgctattgagcgtgatctatataGGAAACGGAATTTTTGTGAtacactgtatgacttcgctacacacaaccctcgtaaagtaattctgtacgtaattctgtctcggctgaccgtcgtaactcgttacggttgaccgctcgtctagcgctggcctggggcgattttcGTCGGCTGACtgcacacacaccactacccctatTTGTGCCACCACTTTAAGGAGAAGTAAGTTTCGAACCATTACAGTAGTGTACAGAGAGTCTCATCAAATACTAACgggttaaattttaaataataacgaAACTAATAATAGTTGTAATATAAAGTTATTAGCATTCTTCCAGTCTACTAGACAGCATTAGGTTTGGTTGTGTTTAAATTgct is a genomic window containing:
- the LOC106066823 gene encoding uncharacterized protein LOC106066823 yields the protein MNTVVLVCIIALNSVLAFRGRVHCPLGQFQDVSGACVPCPNGSYLSVSANNESHCQPCTNEQPAHAVVEHLCNSTHDASFKCEDGWFNTNGQPVICQVCTKCQDVGQYEAKACFHRHDAVCCPYKDMTLRAFKGNRPCQTRSSNKGYCCLSKTPHQITSNMSLLLIILQPTSFENASLMCARNMYLDTHTNSCRPCDPCSYVDLDMHTQQSCDLCSEGKNTSRLVYCPTRCRQSEGLSLAQRFGLSFVILLAVPFVLVIAILALLKNCLTLSLPGATKADQETETKECLNKSH